The Arachis hypogaea cultivar Tifrunner chromosome 14, arahy.Tifrunner.gnm2.J5K5, whole genome shotgun sequence DNA window AAACCGGGTAGAGTGCTACCGTAACACCGGTAAAGAGGCCAGCTCCTATGACATAGAACTTAGTTTTATCTAGCCTGCAGAATTGAGTGAACTTTGATTAGGATACAGAGCTAGCACATGCAAGGTTCAGCTAAAAGAGCCAAAACAACATTCATGAGATAGATAAAGCACAAAACCAAATCAAGGGAAAGATGCCTCAATATTAAATCTTCAATCTTCAACAGCTCCAATATACAAATATCCAATCAAGTTGATAAAtttacattcttttttttttccctcaaaGCAAAAAAAATTGCAGTTCCCCTTGAACGGATTTCGCTTGATTCTCACCGTTACAAGCTAGCAAATCAGAATCTATGATTTCTCCCACCCCCAATTGATAGCAAAGGTAAAGATAAAAACTTTCGAGTAATGGGTATGCGAAAATGCAACAACCAATATCATATCAACATTCAAATtccattaataattaaaaattaagttGTAAAGCAGAACATGgaaaaaggaagggaaaaaaGGAGCATACTTGTCCCAGTTGATTTCAGTTTGACCAAATGATTGAGCCATTTGAAGGGAATGAAGGATCCAATATTCTCAGAAAAATCAGAacaaaaatgaagaacaaaagatcaaaagatcaaaaggcAAATTATCCTAAATGGTAAGAACAACAATTTTGCAAGAACAAGACATCTGAAATCTGCTGGAATTGGGTGATTAAGGTTTAAGGTTGTGGATGTTAATGTTAATGTTTGGTGGAAGAATGGTAAAGGGAAAAGGCTGCGCATACGGCATACGCGGTTTTGTGGGAGAAGGCAGCACGCCTTCGAAAATGTTCAAAGACAATGTTTTCCATGCTTTTTAACTTTGACTATTTTTTACTCTAttctatttctaattttctattctatattttcttttctaagatgCAGAATCTTCCTCTTTCGTTCGCACCTTTTTTCTAATCTGTTGCTGGAGATGGATGTTTAACATCACCCTGCATTTCCTCATTTGCATCCTCATTCGCTCATTCCTCCATTTTCCTTTTCAGCtcaactctttttcttcttttttttttcccttgttTTTCTCTCCATATTTACTTTGCTAATTTATCTCATACATGGAAATGTTTAAGTCAACCTTTTTTCGTTTTATTCCAGTTGAAGTCAACTTTTTATAGAGTTAATTTTGAGTTTACATCATTTTACATTCGCATATTACAGGTGTAACAAATATTAtgcaaatattttatatattaactattttttgcATGAACAAATAAgtcttaaattaaaattaaataattataaagttTTTACTATTGAAAAAAcgaaacaaataatttttttattgagacATAAAGTCTTTTTATTTAGTCAACAATAAGACTTATGTGTCTTTTTTCAATGATAAAAACTGATTAAATGAATGTTCTTAAACTTTTTATCCCAATTGATCCATGAtgaaaaaatcttataaaaaattaAGATCTATTGTGGCTTTAGAGAAAATCTTTCTctctccaaaaaatttttaaccgtagatcttaattataaaaaatatatataatatatataattaagattaacagCTAAAAATCATTGAAATACTGATATATAGGTATACTTGAAAACTTTTTTATACTATATAGATCTATCGATTACAAATCTTCTTTTTTTAAGTAGACTTTTTCATAATATATTGGTGATTACTATAGTGTCTAAAAGTATTTGTCTaacttattaaaaatattaaaaattaatatttaattttaaaagtataaaaataaataattattaaatatttaaaattttccataataaataaattagataaaaattaaacacAAGTTAAATCTCAATTTGACCCCTGAAATTTAGCCCGATGCTCAGAATGACTCCCATAATTTCGTTGGCCTCAATTAGAACCCCCAAATTTGTAATTGTGGCTCCAACTTGCCCCTGCGATCATCTTCGTCACCAGAATATTGATTTGATGCAATTGCATGACACGGTGGACACTACTTAAACGACGGCGCATTGGTTTCGCGCCCAAACCTTTTGGAAACCACGTCGTTTCAGTTTTTTGTGGGTtaaaactctctttctttccaCTACCACGATCATAAGTTGCCAAATATCGAGAAAACCCTTACATTACGTGGTTTCCAAAGGATTTGCGCGCGAAACTAATACACCTTCGTTTAAGTAGTGTCCACCATGTCATGCAATTGCGCTAGATCAGCATTCCGGTGACGGAGATGATCGCAGGGACAATCTGGAGCCACAATTGTAAACTTAGGGTTCTAATTGAGGCCAACGAAATTATGGGGTCATTTTAAGTATTAAGCCAAATTTCAGAGGCaaaattgagatttaactctTATAAATACCATAGAATTTATCTAATacattacatacatatatataactcATATGTCATTGGCTTTTTgactttaacatttttttttatgacTTACGATTACGTATAGTTAACTTCAtatgaagttaataattaaaaattattagataatttgatagATTTGATTAAATTGATATTTAATGATTTTAGACTATCAATTTCACTTAAAGACATCTACTGTACCggggttttcattttttttttcttttattccctcTTATTCTTAGTTATGTAGGGTAGGCAAGATTATTAAACAACTCCGACTTCTTCGCATTATGGACTTTTATTTCTAGCGTCCTAGCTAGTTCTACGTAGTGGGAAAAAGTCAACTAACTTGTGCTGTACTAAACAATCCTAATGAATATTTTGAACACTCTGAATAGAACGAGTTGACCAGCGATTTTAagtaaagaattttgaaaaatggtgaataaagaaaaatgaaaatccAACTCATAGTGATGAGTTCAAGAGATATCATCACTTTCCTTTGCTTATAAACATTATCATTGGCAGCAACTGGTATGTTATTTTGTTCCAAGTAAACAACACATTGATTATGATGATGCGGTTCTCTTTGATAGAGCACAAAGCACTTCATACTTGCTATTGCTTTGTGTTCTTATTCCTACTTTCCTTCTCTTCATCAGGTATATGATAATGATATTGCTGCTTTATTTCACTATTCTCATCATCACATGTTTGGACTTCGATCCTTTCTTAATTAGTGCGTGGATCTTAGGCACCAACTGTTGAATTTGTCCATGGAATCATTCTATTCTATAGGAATATATAGTAAATATGCAAAGATGAGTAATATATGTAGTTAGTAAtatagtttttgttttgtttctcctttcttttactttaataaTAACTTAATTAGCTGTTGCATATTTCAGAAGCTTATGATGCACTTGACCCAAATGGAAATATCACAATCAAATGGGATGTTATTAGATGGACACCTGATGGTTATGTTGTAAGTAAAGTTTTTTACAATTCCTTCACCTATTCATAATCAAATTGCGTAAGCACAGAGcaccttattttaatttattttttaaatttcaacaaCTCTATGATACTATAAACGTAAtagaatatttgaattttagtaaTTACCTATGACTATCTCGTAAAGTTGAATAATTGATTTAGATGGGTGGAATGATTAACTTACTTATCTACTTAAATAAGTATTGGAAATTCGAATATGCTTTATGTATGCAACAATTATTAGCAGTAACAGATctttaaatgaaattttgataTATGGCGAATTAGTCATTAACTTACCAAATTGAGAAATACTGTAGAAAAAAATGTATACAAATCTAAAGTGTTATTAAACTATGACATTAGTGTTTTTGTTCTGCTTATTCTTTGTCACTTTGATGACAACTTCATGAAAACAGAGTTTTTCCAAGAAAATCTCGTAATATTATGTGAAACAAACTAAATATTTGTTGCACATTATAAAATGAGAAAGTCTCGAGtcagtacttttattaaaatttagtcggcatttaaccataaaaaaaagtGTATAATTCTATACCATtaaatgtaatctcacaccattaaaattattaataatgattaattgatgattacaaattacaaaatatacTGGCCTTAGCACTACTGTTATAAAATACTATAAAAACCTTATATAACTAGTTCTTACTGAATATAAGAACAGGCTGTTGTTACAATAAACAACTTCCAACAATATCGCCATATCTCTGCACCTGGCTGGTCATTAACATGGGCATGGCGGGCCGGCAAAGAGGTTATATGGAACATCAAGGGAGCCATGACCACTGAACAAGGAAACTGTTCAAGGTTATTTAAGGGAATAAGCCTCCCACATTCTTGTAAAAAGAATCCAACAGTTGTGGATTTACTTCCCAACACACCTTACAACCAAAAACTTCCAAATTGTTGCAAAGGTGGAGTGCTTACTTCATGGACTCAGGATCCAACCAATTCGGTTGCATCATTTCAACTCACTGTTGGTCATGCTGGAACCACCAACCGAACCGTCCAAGTACCAAGGAACTTCACCTTCTATGCACCCGGTTTGGGTTATACTTGCGGCCCGGCCAAGATTGTTAGACCAACGATGTTTATTTCACCAGACAAAAGGAGAGTCACCCAAGCAATAAGTAAGACATCTAATTACCTAGATCATCAATCTTTCATTGTTTATGATTTTTCCCTTTGACCTTAATGTGTGTTACTCTGAGTAAATGCAGTGACATGGAATGTGACATGCACGTATTCACATTTTCTAGCTCAAGAATCTACTCCCACTTGCTGTGTCTCCCTCTCAACGTTTTATAATGATACTACAGTGCCTTGCCCAACATGTTCATGTGCCTGCAAGCACAGCAACTCAACCTGTGTCAAGTAAGTGATTTCCTTCTAGGAACTAAGATTTTATATAACTTCCTAAAGTATATAATGTTCAATGTTTCTCCCTTTCACTTGAGTCAACAATTATTAAGCTACATATATATTACAAATTAGTCACCAAATAGTCAATACATCTtagaatataatatacatattcaAAATGTGTAAATACATAATGACTAGTTTGATGGCTGATTTAGTTGATTTATTACATAAGTCACAAGTTAGTCCTAAACTAAAAACATACTGTTTTATATAGgtcattttaataaataaaaaaatatgtttataatttattataccaAATAATTGaatgagtaaagtatcatttttgtttcCAACGTTTGGAGTAAATTTTATTTGCgcccctaacgtttaaatcgtcctatttgtatccctaatatttgtaaaagtgattcaatgttatcctgccgtcaattaaaCATCacgagcgctttagtttgagttttaaaaatctcttcttgaagttagaatacaaatgtctgggatagaatcaataatctactccgaaaaatagctcatcaaatgttgaaactaattcctacaacatttacataattcacttttctagggacataactaaatctaaacacaaatagtgggtataatattaaaatcgaacacatcaacacatccaagtgagacctaattgagaatgaatacatccaagtgaaaataattgaaaaatataatctgatttgttattataattgataataggataacattgaatcacttttataaacgttaagaatACAAATAGggcgatttaaacgttagggatacaaatagaacttacccaaacgttggggataaaaacgatactttactctaattgAATATCTGGTCTAATTCTGAAttgtatttctgttttgtttgtACATTACAGAACAGATACCGGAAAGAATCCTTCAGTTGAATGTAGTAATCATATGTGTCCAATCAGTGTCCACTGGCACCTTAATCTTAATAACAAGAACTACTGGCGTGTGAATGTTACTATTTCCAATCTCAATTATAGGATGAATTATTCAGATTGGAACATGGTTATTCAACACCCTAATTTCAACAATAATCTCACTCAAGTTTTCGGATTAAAGTACAAGTTATTTACTCCTCTAGGTAAGTAACCTAAGTAAGATCCTTATTGCATTTAAATCCTACAACATGTTAAATGCAtgtgataaaaatatttataactatTTATTTGTTTGTCGTTTAATTTAATTGtgtttaattattgttttaaacAGATGGTATTCATCTGGCTATGGTTTGGGGAATTAAGTTCTACAATAATGTTCTCATTGAAGCTGGTAATGTAGAATTTGAGGTACTATTTAGAAAGGATAATAACTCAAGTTTGAGTTTGAAGAAAGATTGGGGTTTCCCTCTAAGGATCTATTTTAATGGTGACCAGTGTGTAATGCCACCACCTGATGCTTATCCATGGTTGCCTAATTATGCTTGAACTTGTGATACAACATTACTTATTAATTGACACAAATTAAACACTTTATTATTGTTTTGCAAAAAGTTACATATAATATGGTTGATTTTTACTATCAATTAGCTAGACTCTCTTAAATCTAtgcataaaagataagatttatatatatcattttaTATGTAAAGATACATTCCCTACAAACATGTTCTGTTAATTATGAATGATAGATGATGCATTTTCAGCATTAAGTTGTATTTAATATATGGTGAGTTCTATGGTACTTTTATTATGGTGCCTAAATTGTCtaacttttcttttaaaataaaaaataaaatatttaaaataaaaaataaattatataaaatttattaaatattatttatttaccttttttaataatttaaatacaaaGTGATAGGCATCATAGCATTCACCATAATATATAAACATCTTTGAAGAGTAGTGTATGTATATGTGAGAATTATATTTCAAAGAGGTAGCCCCCATGTGAGAGCTTAGAGACACACACAAGTCTCAATGCTGGCACTCCCATTCATGTCTCTCTATATTTCTACGACTATACtaagtgtacactaaaatcagatattaaaattagtagttagtataaaatatatattataatataaatatacattaaaaacaaattaaaccacacatatttatatacaaatacattaatagctaattttagtagctaattttaatttacaaatGACATTTTTGATATTTCTAACACACTAACACAGCCCAACATACAAGACAAGTTAAGTTTATGACAACACAAACATTTATATCCCTAAATAATGGATATGGATGTCTGTCCAAGTTGTTGTATAATGAACTCTTTGATGTCTCTTTctcgctctctctctctatatatatatgcatagtGAATCCAATGTTTATGCATTTTCATTGAACACTATGAGCTAGTGATAGTAAACTCATTTATTGCCACGCCTAATCAAAATTTCTTAACCACTCTCTACTTCTTATttgtttatgaacaattgttgaGAGTCTCTCCACTCTCCACTCTCCATATAATTGTACCATTTTCcagattatcattatttttgttggTTATTAATAAGTTCTTaggtatttattaatttttttatttattaaacatgtataaaaataataaatatgagattagttaaaataattaatatatactttatattttaacaaaaaggTATCTTGAATTCATGTTTtacaaattgtaattttttttataaatatatatgataAAGAATATTTTAGTAACAAAAACTTGTATACTAATTTCTTTTAATCctcattatatatatactaaatataaacgctattttttaatattttatatttcacaGATAGAATATAAATGATTCTTATCAGCATACTAATTTGTGCATTAGGAACGCTTGAAGAGGTTGTACCTTAGGAGAGTCAAGTTGTGTCGGTAAGGTACACCCCCCTATAAAGCAAGGATTCCATCACATGCAAATCGAGACACCAATTACCACCGACACAAAAATGAGGTCCATCTTATGTTCCACATTGTTCCTCCAATCACTATTTGACACGTGTATTTGATTAGAGCATCGTAATTCAATTAACGACAAATATTGATTTGtataaataaacaaagaaaaagaaattaatgcAAGAGCTGACCCAATGCCACAGGTTGCTTTCAAGAATCTACATATTTAGTTGGTTCGATATTGATCGGGTGATTAATCAATAGCTGTTTCAcattaataaaaactaagaaaattCGTCTAGTTCTATTATTCTATTGTCATCTACAACCATGAGGAAAAACAATTCATATGTTAGGTGCAACAAATTgatcatataattattttatggCTTAAAACAGAACATGGCATAAGTGAATAACTTTAGAAATGTTTAAGAAATAATTTAGAGCGAGTCTCTTGCATTAGAACTTAGAAGGCCGTTGGTGTTAACACGAAAAGGAAAATGTTAAAATTCCATTTTGGTTAAGAATGGAAACAatgaagatagaaaataaaatttgtttttacAGTAGTCTCCAAtcagtaaaataaaatatttatcgaatttgaattttatttaaaaaattattattattcaataaattattagacacaaaattaattttaaattctcaatatttattttagaaacgattaaattaattactcgattaaCTTATAATTTGAATTACCATGAATTCATTAATAGAAATAACGTGATAATACATACTATATAAGGAGCTGGTAATGAGAACTCCTATTTTATTTCTACATTATCCAAAATTTTAGAAGTTAAAACAAGATTATGTCGTACCGATTGaagattgtaaaaaaaaaaattgtactaATATACGTACATGCCCTATGGAAACTTAATACAAAGTAAGTTACATGAATTCTCGTAAATGTTATTATTATTCAGTATTACTCCATTTTTCTCACTTGGGAATATGAAAACgaaaatgtttattatattttagtatttattttatgaatatcgcataaaataattttttttcttttgttttttttttaattttctacctATTCCTTAACTCAGACAGGTAAAATATTAATCAATCGTAATCctgaatttcatttaaaaatttatcactaATTAATATTCAATAAATTGTTATATACACAAGACATGATTCGAATTCTAACACTTACTTAACTCATACAAGTAACTAATCATATGCCACATGGGCCATGATATTTTGAGGCTAAATTAATTATTCAAGCCCAACCATCTTCACTTTTTTTCCTTATAATAATCAACTACCAtgcccaaaaataaataaattaaataaaaatcaactaaccaattaaatttgattggtctaataattaacttattagtctacttaaataaatattaaagatttaaattttacatTATGTATACAGTAATTCATTGActagtaataaatttttaaataaaatttcgattcgcaataaattaatctttaaccTACCGAATTGGGAGATAcgtctaaataaaaaaaaatcaactaacCATTTTGTTTTCCACAATGATAATCACAATTAATCATTTGTTAATGAAAATTAGACATATAaggtgaaagaaaataagaaaaaagaaaatccaaCTCACTGTGAGTTTAAGATAACACTTTGCTTATATACTTTACTTGAGCTAAGGAGCCAGCTAGCTACATAGTACAGACAGACATAACAGTCAGTTtcaccttctctctctctctctctctctctctctcagtttTCTTCTCTGTAAACAGATCTTGATCTGTTTCAGGCAAGAACTGAGAGCATCAGAGTCACACCACATTCCATTTTTGCCACTAACAAACATGATGGGCTTCTTCTTCTCTTTGATGTCACACCACAAAGCTGTTCCCACTTGCTTTGTGTTCTTCTTCCTGCTTTCTTGCACCTGCTTCACTTCAACAGGTTGGTTCACCCCCATTTCCTTTTTTCTCAccaaatttcttatctttttagttCGATTTGTGTTTTTCTGAACTTGGGCTGTCAATTTTTCTTAGCCTTCAGTTCCTGGTGCTTGGACCTTAGACAATTTGGAACTAATTCTTGTCAAAGATTCAACCTTTGttctttgaatttgatgtttcttaTCCAAATGTGGAAAGCATTTATTAGCTTCTTctgttttattcttttcaacttgaTGTCAATTGTCTCAGCTGAAAAATTATGGCGGCGTTTAGCTTCTTTTCTTGATGCCAAGATTTACTACGAAGTTTTATGTTCTGATTATCTTTTAAGTAATAACTTGCTCTGATTATAATTGATTTTCATTTGAATTAAGTGATAAGTATAAGTTCATTTTTCAAAACCTCTTTTTGTGTGTCTACAATACTTTCAAGTCGAATCTATGGTTGCTAAAACGAGATTTGTGCTTATGGAGCCATAAAATTGGGGAATTCACACATGGGTGGTTATCACTATTGATTAATTTTTGCTTCAAATGAAATGATTCATGTATTGAAGGTTTAGATTTAGGTATTCCAGTGCTTAAAACATTAGTAACTTAGTGTAAAACATTTTCATGTGTCACACCACTCATTGTTCTGTGATAGGAAGATTCAATGTTTTttgagttttcttctttttttttttttttaattcctttCTTTTAATGCTAATAACTTCTGTTTATGTTTCAGAAGCTTACGATGCACTTGACCCAAATGGAAACATCACAATCAAATGGGATATCATAAGCTGGACACCTGATGGTTATGTTGTAAGTACAATTTTTAACAACCTTTGCCAATTCATATGTGAATCAAAACTCTAACCATCTGTTGTACAATTTTGGCATCTGAAGGGATTGATCTGCATGTTAGCTTTCAGCTTCATCTCATGTTTGATATATTAGTTCTTATTTGGACTATATAACTAGAAATACAGCTTGAAAAGTACCAAGGTTTTCGTTCTATTAGCTACCTTCTTATCTAAGAAAAAATTGAATGGACAGGCTGTTGTTACAATGAACAACTTCCAACAATATCGGCATATTGCAGCACCTGGCTGGTCAATGGGATGGACATGGGCGAAGAAGGAGGTTATATGGAGCATGATGGGAGGACAGACCACTGAACAAGGAGATTGTTCAAAGTTTAAGGGAAACCCTCCACATTGCTGTAAGAAGGATCCGACCGTTGTGGATTTACTTCCCGGCACACCTTACAACCAGCAAATAGCAAATTGCTGCAAAGGTGGAGTACTTAGCTCATGGGCCCAGGATCCGACCAACGCAGTCGCATCGTTTCAAGTCAGTGTTGGTAGAGCTGGAACCACCAACAGAACTGTCAAAGTGCCAAAAAATTTCACCTTGAAAGCACCCGGTCCGGGCTATACTTGCGGGCCAGCAAAAATTGTGCCACCAACAAAGTTCATTCAATCAGACAAAAGAAGAGTGACCCAAGCACTCAGTAAGTAAAACTTTTATGTACTTACAACATTTACCAAGCATCCTCACTGAAATTTTTACTACAGTTTCCTTTGAACTTAACATTACTCTGATTCGATGCAGTGACATGGAACGTGACATGCACATATTCGCAGTTTCTAGCCCAGAAAACTCCCACTTGCTGTGTCTCTCTCTCGTCGTTCTATAATGATACTATTGTGCCTTGCCCAACATGTGCATGTGGCTGCCAGAGCAACTCATCTTGTGTAAAGTATGTTTTCATCACTCAGCACTGAGATTCTCTTCTAGAAAATAAGACTGTACCTTCActtattctttttctcttttgtatattacAGTGCAAATACGCCACATTTGGCATCGGTCGTTGCTGGAAAGAATAACTTTTCTCCTTTAGTTCAATGCACTAGCCATATGTGTCCGGTTAGAGTCCACTGGCATGTTAAGCTTAACTACAAGGAGTACTGGCGCGTGAAGGTCACGGTTACTAATTTCAATTACAGGATGAATTATTCAGAGTGGAACTTAGTTGTTCAACACCCGAACTTTGATAATCTGACTCAACTTTTCAGTTTCAACTACAAGTCATTAACTCCTTATGGTAACATAAGTAAGTATAATCCTAATTGATTGTTTCATTGACTTGTTATTGGATAGTTACTTATGCTTGTTGTTCTTTATCAGATGATACTGCTATGCTTTGGGGAGTTAAGTTCTATAATGATTTTCTCAATGAAGCTGGGCCTAATGGTAATGTACAATCAGAGCTGCTCTTCAGAAAGGATAAGTCAACTTTCACTTTCGAGAAAGGTTGGGCTTTCCCTCGAAGGATCTATTTCAATGGCGACAACTGCGTGATGCCACCACCGGATGCTTATCCATGGTTGCCTAATGCTGGTTCTCAAAAGGAAGTTTCCTTGCTTGTATTAGTGTTGGCTTATTTGGTATCCTTGGTCTTTTACGCATGTGCTTGAGGTTCCGATCCGCGATTCACTCGACTTTGGTGATAAAAAATTTTCAGTAAGACCAATTTTGGCTCATGTTTGTGATGTCAATTTGGAATTTGAAGCAAGCAGGGGAGTGACATCCAGTGGCAATTGAAGATTAGCTCAGTTGTCCTACAATTTGTTACAAACTGATTCTGCATTTTGGTGCTAGAGTTTGCTACTacgttttctttttttcttctcctgTTATGATGTAATGATATATGTAttcttattgtattttttaacctgtaattataattttaataaacataTACAGCAAGATATCACATGAAAAGATAGACTTCTTGAACTTTATATGGATTTGAAATGCTAGTGGTCTATTTTGCAAGAGAATATTGTTCTATTTTCGTGTTCAACTTTTCCCagagaaacagaatgaaaaatatatGACCAATTCATTACAACATTGCAATACAATCATTTACTCAACTAAAGACAAAATCATTGTAGGGTGTTGTAACTTTCATTCTCTTATAGTGATCATGAATCACTAAATATATATCCATGAGTTTGGCTTGGTGTTCTCAACAAATGCTTTAGGGTCTTAAGTCTTAATACCAGGCTTcaagatttttcacaaaaacACAGCTTCCATTCAATTATGTACTAAACTCACTAAGCTACAAGCAAGAGAATCAAGAAGAAAATGAGTGATGTTAAGTTAAGTAGCTTTACAGGGGCAGCATTGGGGAGGAATGGGTAGGTATCTGGTGGTGGAAGCATGCATTCTTCACCATTGAAGTAAACCTTGCGAGGAAACGCCCATCCTTGCTTGAACGTGAAGGTATCCTGATCCTTTCGAAGAAGCACTTCGGATTGAACATTCCCGCTTGGTCCAGCTTCCATTAATAGATCATTATAGAATTTCATGCCATAGAACATACCAGTATCATCTGCATAAAAAAATGAGTACAGTTGAATAGTCATTGTTAAAGTTCTTTACTTGTTAAACAAgcataaacataacatatcaatttGCTTGATGAACTCACTGATGGACACATAGGGAAGAATTGGCCTGTAATCAAAACTGAAAACTTGGGTGATATTGTTGAGATTCGGATGCTGGACGGCGAGAGTCCAGAGGGTGTAGTTCATTCTATAGTTGAAGTTCGTTATGGCGATCTTGACTCGCCAGTAGTCCTTGTAGTTGAGCTTCACATGCCAGTGTACCCTGATTGGACACATATGATGAGTGCACTGCAGCAATGGATCATTGTCTCTCTTCGGAGTGTGAGCGCCGGGTGTGTTGAGGAATTTCGAGTCACTCCTGCATTCCATGACAAGATTATTAGCAATAACTGGAAATTCTATTAGAGTGTTTTGAGATTTTAAGCTTACTTGACACAATTCTTCTTGTTTTGGCAACCACAGGCACAAGTAGGACAAGGAGTAATGGTTTCATTGTAGAAGGATGACAAAGATACACAGCAACTCGGGTTCTTTCTAGCCAGAAATTGCGAGTATGTGCAGGTAACATTCCATGTCACTACATAAAAACAGAACAAAGGAaacttttttagaatttttcagaTGCTAAGGAGAAGAATTGACATGT harbors:
- the LOC112744621 gene encoding COBRA-like protein 1, translated to MMMRFSLIEHKALHTCYCFVFLFLLSFSSSEAYDALDPNGNITIKWDVIRWTPDGYVAVVTINNFQQYRHISAPGWSLTWAWRAGKEVIWNIKGAMTTEQGNCSRLFKGISLPHSCKKNPTVVDLLPNTPYNQKLPNCCKGGVLTSWTQDPTNSVASFQLTVGHAGTTNRTVQVPRNFTFYAPGLGYTCGPAKIVRPTMFISPDKRRVTQAIMTWNVTCTYSHFLAQESTPTCCVSLSTFYNDTTVPCPTCSCACKHSNSTCVKTDTGKNPSVECSNHMCPISVHWHLNLNNKNYWRVNVTISNLNYRMNYSDWNMVIQHPNFNNNLTQVFGLKYKLFTPLDGIHLAMVWGIKFYNNVLIEAGNVEFEVLFRKDNNSSLSLKKDWGFPLRIYFNGDQCVMPPPDAYPWLPNYA
- the LOC112744626 gene encoding COBRA-like protein 4; the encoded protein is MRLVIIIPLCVIVLFSYAAAYDPLDPNGNITIKWDVMSWTPDGYVAVVTMSNFQMFRHIPNPGWTLGWSWAKKEVIWTMVGAQTTEQGDCSKFKGNVPHCCKKTPTVVDLLPGVPYNQQYSNCCKGGVVSAWGQDPSSAVSAFQVSVGQAGTSNKTVKLPKNFTLLAPGPGYTCGPAKVVPSTVFLTQDKRRKTQALMTWNVTCTYSQFLARKNPSCCVSLSSFYNETITPCPTCACGCQNKKNCVKSDSKFLNTPGAHTPKRDNDPLLQCTHHMCPIRVHWHVKLNYKDYWRVKIAITNFNYRMNYTLWTLAVQHPNLNNITQVFSFDYRPILPYVSINDTGMFYGMKFYNDLLMEAGPSGNVQSEVLLRKDQDTFTFKQGWAFPRKVYFNGEECMLPPPDTYPFLPNAAPVKLLNLTSLIFFLILLLVA
- the LOC112744625 gene encoding protein COBRA — translated: MMGFFFSLMSHHKAVPTCFVFFFLLSCTCFTSTEAYDALDPNGNITIKWDIISWTPDGYVAVVTMNNFQQYRHIAAPGWSMGWTWAKKEVIWSMMGGQTTEQGDCSKFKGNPPHCCKKDPTVVDLLPGTPYNQQIANCCKGGVLSSWAQDPTNAVASFQVSVGRAGTTNRTVKVPKNFTLKAPGPGYTCGPAKIVPPTKFIQSDKRRVTQALMTWNVTCTYSQFLAQKTPTCCVSLSSFYNDTIVPCPTCACGCQSNSSCVNANTPHLASVVAGKNNFSPLVQCTSHMCPVRVHWHVKLNYKEYWRVKVTVTNFNYRMNYSEWNLVVQHPNFDNLTQLFSFNYKSLTPYGNINDTAMLWGVKFYNDFLNEAGPNGNVQSELLFRKDKSTFTFEKGWAFPRRIYFNGDNCVMPPPDAYPWLPNAGSQKEVSLLVLVLAYLVSLVFYACA